Proteins encoded by one window of Candidatus Obscuribacter sp.:
- a CDS encoding efflux RND transporter permease subunit: MNLSQGFILRPVMTTLVMAALILFGAISYFQLPVNDLPAVDFPTISVSASLPGASPETMATAVATPLEKQFSGIAGIDNMTSSSQTGSTSVTMQFDLSRSIDGAAEDVQAAIVACRPILPSGMPSMPTFRKANPADAPILFIALSSDVMPMYAVDEYAENILAPRLSMVDGVAQVQVFGSQIYAPRVQVDPRKLAAYGIGIDEVSQAVKNANVNLPTGTLHGDTKAFNVKVNGQLLNAAAFRPIIITIKNGAPVRLSDVANVIDSVQTDKVATWFNNKRAVVLAVQRQPNSNTIEIVKQIRKMLPQFSAILPPSLKMDIMFDRSKSIERSVDDVKFTLVLTILLVVMVIYLFLGNISTTLIAAATLPVSVIGTFGAMKLMGFTINNISLMALTLAVGFVVDDAIVVLENIYRHVKNGEPLMQAALHGSKEVSFTIVSMTVSLVAVFLPILLMGGVIGRLFFQFGATLSIAILISGFVALSLTPMLCSRFLKPETEANKSWASRQSDRFIGGLLSLYERTLKFALHHRLYVVISFVGMLILSGVLIVVTPKGFMPTEDTGQISATTQAKEGIAFEEMIKHQAKVSDIVARDPNVQSMMSSVGAGGPGGSGNQGRLMVVLKPLGERKMKADDIIADLRKKTGRIPGIKLFMQNPPAIRIGGAQSKAMYQLSLSCNDLDLLYKSGDKLEEALKKVPGLADVNSDLQMKSPELNVKIDRDKIAKLGLSMSKVQDALGAAYGARQVSVIYTDTNQYWVILEVAPEFYRDPSMLNWLRIRTPTGDLIPLETIATMYTDSGPQQINHVGQFPAIMLSFNLQPGVSLSDGVERVKAVAAEVLPPEVSFSFRGNAQMFESSTSSLGVLLLISIMVIYITLGILYESYIHPITILTGLPSAALGGLLILFIFHRDLDLYGFLGLILLIGIVKKNAIMMIDFAVEKQRHDQVTAEEAIFEACIVRFRPIMMTTLAAIMGSVPIAIAAGQGAESRQPLGLTIVGGLLVSQIVTLYFTPVFYIYLEQLKNWRKSPGRGPGSGSQPKAV, from the coding sequence ATGAATCTCTCGCAAGGCTTTATCTTGCGGCCAGTAATGACCACACTGGTCATGGCCGCCCTGATACTGTTTGGCGCTATTTCGTACTTTCAGCTGCCAGTCAATGATTTGCCTGCGGTAGACTTCCCCACTATTTCGGTGAGCGCCTCTCTGCCTGGTGCATCGCCTGAGACTATGGCGACTGCTGTGGCTACACCCCTGGAGAAGCAATTTAGCGGCATTGCTGGCATCGACAATATGACGTCGAGCAGCCAGACTGGCTCGACATCTGTGACCATGCAGTTTGATCTGTCGCGCAGCATTGACGGAGCCGCTGAGGATGTACAAGCAGCCATCGTAGCTTGTAGACCGATTTTGCCCAGCGGCATGCCCAGTATGCCGACCTTTCGCAAGGCCAATCCGGCAGACGCTCCCATCCTATTTATAGCCTTAAGCTCTGATGTCATGCCCATGTACGCTGTCGATGAATACGCCGAAAACATCCTGGCGCCAAGGCTCTCCATGGTCGATGGTGTGGCGCAAGTGCAGGTATTTGGCTCGCAAATATATGCTCCCAGGGTGCAAGTCGACCCACGTAAATTGGCTGCGTATGGCATAGGCATAGATGAAGTCTCACAGGCTGTCAAAAACGCCAATGTCAATTTGCCTACAGGTACGCTACACGGCGATACCAAAGCCTTTAACGTCAAAGTCAATGGACAGCTGCTCAATGCTGCTGCCTTTAGACCAATCATTATCACAATCAAGAACGGCGCACCAGTCAGGCTCTCGGATGTGGCCAATGTGATTGACTCGGTACAGACCGATAAAGTCGCTACCTGGTTTAACAACAAGCGCGCTGTGGTGCTAGCGGTGCAGCGCCAGCCTAACAGTAATACCATCGAGATTGTCAAACAGATACGCAAGATGCTGCCGCAGTTTAGCGCTATTTTGCCGCCGTCTCTCAAAATGGACATCATGTTTGACCGCTCCAAATCTATCGAGCGCTCAGTGGATGACGTCAAATTTACACTGGTGTTGACGATACTACTGGTGGTGATGGTGATTTATTTGTTTTTGGGCAATATCTCCACCACTTTGATTGCTGCCGCCACCTTGCCTGTATCAGTGATTGGCACTTTTGGCGCGATGAAACTCATGGGATTTACTATCAATAACATCTCACTGATGGCGCTTACTCTGGCTGTGGGCTTTGTTGTGGATGACGCTATTGTCGTCCTCGAAAACATCTACCGCCACGTCAAAAACGGCGAGCCACTAATGCAAGCCGCCTTGCATGGCTCAAAAGAAGTAAGCTTTACTATTGTCTCCATGACAGTCTCGCTTGTGGCAGTGTTTTTGCCTATTTTGCTTATGGGCGGTGTCATTGGTCGCTTGTTTTTTCAGTTTGGCGCCACGCTCAGTATCGCTATTTTGATCTCGGGTTTTGTGGCACTTTCGCTCACGCCCATGCTTTGCTCGCGCTTTTTAAAACCTGAGACCGAGGCCAACAAAAGCTGGGCTTCGCGTCAATCAGACCGTTTTATTGGTGGGCTATTGTCGCTCTACGAGCGCACTCTCAAATTTGCCTTGCACCACAGGCTCTATGTAGTCATCTCGTTTGTGGGCATGCTCATTTTGAGTGGTGTGCTCATTGTGGTCACACCCAAAGGCTTTATGCCGACAGAGGACACCGGGCAGATTAGCGCTACTACCCAGGCCAAAGAGGGCATCGCCTTTGAGGAGATGATCAAGCACCAGGCAAAAGTCTCAGATATCGTGGCGCGCGACCCCAACGTACAATCGATGATGTCCAGTGTGGGCGCTGGTGGTCCTGGTGGTAGCGGTAACCAGGGACGACTGATGGTCGTGCTCAAGCCGCTTGGTGAGCGCAAAATGAAAGCCGACGATATCATCGCCGACCTGCGCAAAAAGACCGGACGCATACCCGGCATCAAGCTCTTTATGCAAAACCCGCCTGCTATCCGCATCGGTGGCGCGCAGAGCAAAGCGATGTATCAGCTCAGTCTCTCTTGCAATGATCTGGATTTGCTCTACAAGTCAGGCGACAAGCTGGAGGAAGCACTTAAAAAAGTGCCAGGGCTGGCTGACGTCAATAGTGATTTGCAGATGAAGAGCCCCGAGCTAAATGTCAAAATCGATAGAGACAAAATTGCCAAGCTGGGGCTTTCTATGTCCAAGGTGCAGGACGCTCTGGGCGCTGCCTATGGGGCTCGGCAGGTCTCAGTGATCTATACCGACACCAATCAATACTGGGTCATCCTGGAGGTCGCTCCTGAGTTTTATCGCGACCCCAGTATGCTCAACTGGCTGCGCATCCGCACCCCTACTGGGGATCTTATCCCGCTTGAGACCATCGCCACGATGTATACAGACTCCGGTCCACAGCAGATCAATCACGTCGGGCAGTTTCCTGCCATCATGCTCTCCTTTAACTTACAGCCCGGTGTCTCGCTCTCCGATGGTGTGGAGCGTGTCAAGGCAGTCGCTGCCGAGGTTTTGCCGCCAGAAGTAAGCTTTAGCTTTAGGGGCAATGCCCAGATGTTTGAAAGCTCCACCAGCAGTCTTGGTGTGCTTTTGCTTATCTCCATAATGGTTATCTATATCACCCTGGGCATTCTTTATGAGAGCTATATCCATCCTATAACCATCCTTACAGGATTGCCATCAGCGGCTCTTGGTGGCTTACTGATACTCTTTATCTTTCACCGAGATCTCGACCTTTATGGCTTTTTAGGATTGATTTTGTTGATTGGCATCGTCAAAAAAAATGCCATCATGATGATTGACTTTGCCGTAGAAAAGCAGCGCCATGACCAGGTCACGGCTGAAGAAGCGATTTTTGAGGCGTGTATTGTGCGCTTTAGACCAATCATGATGACTACATTGGCGGCGATAATGGGCAGTGTACCAATCGCTATAGCCGCTGGTCAGGGTGCTGAGTCCAGGCAGCCTCTCGGTCTTACAATCGTGGGCGGACTATTGGTATCGCAGATAGTGACTCTGTATTTTACGCCTGTGTTTTATATCTACCTGGAACAGCTCAAAAATTGGCGCAAGAGTCCAGGTCGGGGTCCAGGTAGTGGCTCACAACCAAAAGCTGTCTAG